The proteins below come from a single Clostridium cylindrosporum DSM 605 genomic window:
- the nusG gene encoding transcription termination/antitermination protein NusG, translating into MAERARWYVVHTYSGYENKVKTDLEKTIENRDLHHLIYDIQVPEEEVTEDNGTKKKVTKRKKFPGYVMIKMVMTDDSWYVVRNTRGATGFVGPGSKPIPLTDAEAESMGISEQYENIDFEVGENVRIISGSFTGVVAQIDEINTEKRKIKVLVNMFGRETPADVNFNQIEKI; encoded by the coding sequence ATGGCGGAAAGAGCAAGATGGTATGTAGTGCATACTTATTCTGGATATGAGAATAAGGTTAAGACCGATCTGGAAAAAACAATTGAAAACAGAGATTTACATCATCTTATTTATGACATACAAGTACCTGAAGAAGAAGTAACAGAAGATAATGGTACTAAGAAAAAAGTGACCAAGAGAAAGAAATTTCCAGGTTATGTTATGATTAAAATGGTAATGACAGATGACTCATGGTACGTAGTTAGAAACACCAGAGGAGCTACAGGCTTCGTTGGACCAGGGTCAAAACCAATTCCATTAACTGATGCAGAAGCAGAGTCAATGGGTATTTCAGAACAATATGAAAATATTGATTTTGAAGTTGGTGAAAATGTTAGAATAATCTCAGGAAGTTTCACAGGTGTGGTAGCACAAATAGATGAAATAAACACTGAGAAAAGAAAAATCAAAGTACTGGTTAATATGTTTGGAAGAGAAACACCAGCAGATGTAAACTTTAACCAGATTGAAAAAATATAG
- the secE gene encoding preprotein translocase subunit SecE, whose translation MAAEAKVIGKTKKRSPFTFLKEVKSEFKKITWASREDVLKATGVVVFTIVAATLIIWAMDAVFGVLLNAILNYFG comes from the coding sequence ATGGCTGCTGAAGCTAAAGTTATCGGGAAAACGAAAAAACGTTCCCCATTTACTTTTCTTAAAGAAGTAAAGTCAGAATTTAAGAAAATAACCTGGGCATCTAGGGAAGACGTATTAAAGGCAACGGGTGTAGTAGTGTTTACGATAGTAGCAGCTACATTAATAATATGGGCTATGGATGCTGTGTTTGGTGTGTTGCTAAATGCGATTCTAAATTACTTTGGTTAA
- the rplK gene encoding 50S ribosomal protein L11, which translates to MAKKVIGMIKLQLAAGKATPAPPVGPALGQHGVNIMGFCKEFNARTANQAGMIIPVVITVYQDRSFSFILKTPPAAVLLKKAAGIESGAANSIRNKVATVSIDKVREIAELKMPDLNAGSVETAISMIKGTARSMGIEISE; encoded by the coding sequence ATGGCAAAAAAGGTAATAGGAATGATTAAGCTACAATTGGCAGCAGGAAAAGCTACGCCAGCTCCACCAGTAGGTCCAGCACTTGGACAACATGGGGTTAACATTATGGGATTCTGTAAGGAGTTTAACGCTAGAACAGCTAACCAAGCTGGAATGATTATACCTGTTGTAATAACAGTATACCAAGATAGATCATTTAGCTTTATACTAAAGACTCCACCAGCTGCAGTACTACTAAAGAAGGCAGCAGGAATTGAAAGCGGTGCAGCAAACTCAATTAGAAACAAGGTAGCAACAGTTTCAATTGATAAGGTTAGAGAAATCGCTGAGCTTAAGATGCCAGACCTAAACGCAGGTTCAGTTGAAACAGCTATAAGCATGATCAAGGGAACTGCAAGAAGTATGGGTATCGAAATATCAGAATAA